From the genome of Microtus pennsylvanicus isolate mMicPen1 chromosome 20, mMicPen1.hap1, whole genome shotgun sequence, one region includes:
- the LOC142838685 gene encoding olfactory receptor 6C2-like produces the protein MRNRTVTAFILLGLTDDPKLKILIFFCLFLTYLLSITGNLTIILLIFIDSHLKTAMYFFLQNFAFLEISFTTACIPRYLYNISTGDRTITYNNCVSQLFFTDLFGVTEFFLLAVMSYDRYVAICKPLHYVTIMNSKICKRLIFCCWAAGLLVILPPLSLGLNLEFCDSNAIDHFVCDAYPLLKISCTDTWLIEQIVIVCAVLTFIMTLVCVVLSYAYIIRTIINFPSAQQRKKAFSTCSSHMIVVSITYGSCIFIYVKPSAKDSVAINKGVIVLTTSIAPMLNPFIYTLRNKQVKQAFHDSVKRITLFFKK, from the coding sequence ATGAGAAACCGCACAGTAACAGCATTTATCCTCCTGGGACTGACTGATGACCCAAAGCTGAAAATTCTGATCTTCTTCTGTCTGTTTCTCACCTACCTGCTGAGTATAACTGGAAATCTCACAATCATCCTTCTCATATTTATAGATTCACACCTAAAAACTGCCATGTactttttcctgcaaaattttgCCTTCTTAGAAATCTCATTTACAACTGCTTGCATTCCCAGATACTTATACAACATCTCAACAGGTGACAGGACAATTACATATAACAACTGTGTCTCTCAATTATTTTTTACTGATCTTTTTGGTGTGACAGAATTTTTTCTCCTGGCTGTTATGTCCTATGACAGGTATGTAGCCATCTGCAAACCCTTGCATTATGTCACCATCATGAACAGCAAGATCTGTAAAAGGCTTATCTTCTGTTGCTGGGCAGCTGGCTTGTTGGTGATCCTGCCACCACTTAGCCTGGGTCTCAATTTGGAATTCTGTGACTCTAATGCTATTGACCACTTTGTCTGTGATGCATACCCTCTCCTGAAGATCTCATGCACAGACACGTGGCTCATAGAGCAGATAGTGATAGTTTGTGCGGTGCTGACATTTATCATGACCCTTGTGTGTGTAGTTCTTTCCTATGCATACATAATCAGGACCATCATCAACTTCCCTTCCGCCCAGCAGAGGAAAAAGGCCTTTTCTACCTGCTCTTCCCACATGATTGTGGTGTCCATCACTTATGGCAGCTGCATCTTCATCTACGTCAAACCATCGGCAAAGGACTCAGTGGCTATCAACAAGGGTGTGATAGTGCTGACCACTTCCATTGCCCCCATGCTGAACCCCTTCATTTACACCTTGAGGAACAAGCAAGTCAAACAGGCCTTCCATGACTCAGTTAAAAGAATCACACTGTTCTTTAAGAAGTAG